A window of the Gossypium arboreum isolate Shixiya-1 chromosome 2, ASM2569848v2, whole genome shotgun sequence genome harbors these coding sequences:
- the LOC108466601 gene encoding probable F-box protein At5g04010 yields the protein MSETRSKNLPPWEALVMVAHYLDPQTLALASCVSKPWCQAMSLDVVWQPLCSSSFPSLSNLKISYPSVPYHRLYATGLAAFKRRHKPPSKPRLSIDNIVFTIQLSTKGVPIFTIAEAASKMNNNQVFKFDVDVKHGSFKGIKGLEEMKVTWNVVLKGWEAIFTMMDWQGKLSCRAVEGWFSEELPCPGCCSSEVGSGIVADLKVDMKVEKVSVGILRVVDWRYVSIEDGLRYLQHFLLPCQCDGM from the coding sequence ATGTCTGAGACAAGGTCCAAAAATCTACCACCATGGGAAGCCCTTGTCATGGTTGCTCACTACCTTGATCCTCAAACCTTAGCCCTTGCTTCATGTGTTTCCAAACCATGGTGTCAAGCTATGTCCCTAGATGTCGTTTGGCAGCCCCTTTGTTCTTCTAGTTTTCCTTCTTTGTCTAATCTCAAAATCTCTTATCCTTCCGTCCCATATCATCGCCTCTATGCTACTGGCCTCGCCGCCTTCAAACGGCGTCATAAACCCCCATCGAAACCACGCCTTTCCATAGACAACATTGTCTTCACCATTCAATTATCCACCAAGGGAGTCCCTATCTTCACTATAGCAGAAGCCGCAAGCAAAATGAATAACAACCAAGTGTTCAAGTTCGATGTTGACGTAAAGCATGGCAGTTTTAAGGGGATTAAAGGTTTGGAAGAGATGAAAGTGACGTGGAACGTGGTGTTAAAAGGATGGGAAGCAATTTTTACAATGATGGATTGGCAAGGAAAGTTGAGTTGTAGGGCGGTGGAAGGGTGGTTCTCGGAGGAGCTTCCTTGCCCAGGGTGTTGCTCCAGCGAAGTGGGAAGTGGGATTGTTGCAGATTTGAAGGTGGACATGAAAGTGGAAAAAGTGAGCGTAGGGATATTAAGGGTTGTTGATTGGAGGTATGTGAGTATTGAAGATGGGCTTAGATATTTGCAGCATTTTCTTTTGCCATGTCAATGTGATGGGATGTAG
- the LOC108466710 gene encoding glycosyltransferase-like At2g41451 gives MAPLSYSSSKPISSSYQALNYRLLLLLTLLPLTVAFFAFILQWQGGLIDPLLSSPDPFQFPGMDYPGSNSRPHRRSVSDCVDVLGQSRSPAFPYFKDWNFEFGSNLRPKICIVSSTAAGLEQILPWIFFHKVIGVSTFFLFVEGKAASPVVSRVLESIPGVEVIYRTKELEEQQAKSRIWNETWLAKFFYKPCNHELFVKQTLNMEMAIVMSRDAGMDWIIHLDTDELIHPSSAREYSVRQLLADLPEDVDMVVFPNYESCVERDDIIEPFTEVSMFKKNFDHLPIEAYLGNYRRAIRGNPNYFLTYGNGKAAARVQDHLRPHGAHRWHNYMKAPKEIKLDEAAVLHYTYTKFSDLTSRRDRCGCKPTKEDVKKCFMLEFDRAAFIIASTATEEEMLRWYRHHVVWTNKALSLKLLKRGILTRIYTPMAIIQGLRESGVFGSVLQSAQTLSKDKFLSSVESSNFSSVDKQIGVKESQATARRILDINDNFSGGSAIQPLSPPVPDDFHIGIS, from the exons ATGGCTCCTCTCTCCTATTCTTCTTCAAAGCCCATCTCTTCATCTTATCAAGCCCTTAATTATCGTCTTCTCTTGCTTTTGACTCTCCTTCCATTAACCGTTGCCTTCTTTGCTTTTATTCTCCAATGGCAAGGTGGTCTCATTGACCCCCTTCTTTCGTCTCCTGATCCTTTCCAGTTTCCTGGCATGGACTATCCTGGATCAAACTCTCGCCCCCATCGGCGCTCCGTTTCCGATTGCGTCGATGTTTTGGGTCAGAGCCGGTCCCCGGCTTTCCCTTATTTTAAGGATTGGAATTTTGAATTCGGCTCGAATCTCAGGCCAAAG ATATGTATTGTTTCAAGTACTGCTGCAGGCCTAGAACAGATATTACCATGGATATTTTTTCACAAGGTTATTGGAGTTTCAACCTTTTTCCTTTTTGTTGAAGGGAAGGCTGCCTCTCCCGTTGTGTCCAGAGTCCTAGAATCGATTCCA GGGGTGGAAGTGATATACCGAACAAAAGAATTAGAGGAACAACAAGCTAAAAG TCGGATCTGGAATGAGACTTGGCTGGCAAAGTTCTTCTACAAACCATGTAATCATGAGTTGTTTGTGAAGCAGACTCTTAACATGGAAATGGCTATTGTAATGTCAAGG GATGCTGGCATGGATTGGATTATTCATCTTGACACTGATGAGCTTATACATCCCTCCAGTGCTCGTGAGTACTCTGTCAGACAATTACTGGCAGACTTGCCTGAAGATGTTGATATGGTTGTCTTCCCAAATTAT GAAAGCTGTGTTGAGCGGGATGATATAATTGAACCTTTTACTGAG GTCTCAATGTTCAAGAAGAACTTTGATCATCTTCCTATAGAAGCCTATCTTGGTAACTACAGACGGGCAATCCGTGGTAACCCAAACTACTTTTTAACCTATGGAAATGGGAAAGCAGCTGCTCGTGTTCAAGATCATCTTCGTCCTCATGGTGCACATAGATGGCATAACTACATGAAGGCACCAAA GGAGATCAAATTGGATGAGGCTGCCGTTCTGCATTATACATACACCAAATTTTCTGACCTCACTTCAAGGCGTGATCGATGTGGCTGCAAGCCTACGAAGGAGGATGTTAAAAAATGTTTCATGTTAGAATTTGATAGAGCT GCATTCATAATTGCTTCAACTGCAACGGAGGAGGAAATGCTTCGCTG GTACCGTCACCATGTGGTGTGGACTAATAAAGCATTGAGCTTGAAACTTTTGAAGAGGGGCATTTTAACTCGGATTTATACTCCCATG GCCATAATTCAAGGACTTAGGGAATCTGGTGTTTTTGGCTCTGTTTTACAGTCAGCACAGACACTCTCCAAGGACAAGTTCTTGTCGTCTGTTGAGAGTAGCAACTTTTCTAGCGTAGATAAACAGATTGGTGTCAAAGAATCTCAGGCAACTGCCAGAAGGATCTTGGATATCAATGACAACTTTTCTGGTGGTTCAGCAATCCAACCACTTTCTCCTCCAGTCCCGGACGATTTTCACATTGGAATATCATGA
- the LOC108460655 gene encoding S-formylglutathione hydrolase: METKPTEIGSSKMFGGYNKRYKHFSRTLGCSMTFHIYFPPSSSPSHKFPILYWLSGLTCTDENFIIKSGAQRAASAEGVALIAPDTSPRGLNVEGEADSWDFGVGAGFYLNATQQKWKNWRMYDYVVKELPKLLSENFPQLDTSKASISGHSMGGHGALTIYLKNLDKYKSASAFAPIANPINCPWGQKAFTNYLGNDKAAWEEYDATCLIKKFHNVSATILIDQGEDDKFLHDQLLAHKFEEACRSVNVPLLLRLQPGYDHSYFFISTFIDDHIRHHAQALKL, from the exons ATGGAGACCAAACCCACAGAGATTGGGAGTTCAAAGATGTTTGGAGGGTACAACAAAAGATACAAGCATTTCAGTCGCACCCTCGGCTGTTCCATGACTTTCCATATCTACTTccctccttcttcttctccttcccacaAGTTCCCT atactttactggctctctGGACTTACTTGCACTGATGAGAATTTCATAATCAAGTCAGGAGCACAACGTGCTGCTTCAGCTGAGGGTGTTGCTCTAATTGCTCCTGATACATCTCCAA GAGGCCTGAATGTGGAAGGAGAGGCTGACAGCTGGGATTTTGGTGTAG gtgCTGGATTTTATCTTAATGCTACACAACAGAAGTGGAAGAACTGGCGTATGTACGATTATGTTGTGAAAGAACTGCCAAAACTTCTGAGTGAAAATTTTCCTCAACTTGATACATCAAAAGCATCTATTTCTGGTCATTCTATGGGTGGACATGGTGCTCTCACAATTTATCTGAAAAACCTTGATAAGTATAAG TCAGCGTCTGCCTTTGCACCCATTGCCAATCCTATAAATTGTCCCTGGGGTCAGAAGGCATTCACAAACTATCTTGGCAATGACAAAGCTGCTTGGGAG GAATATGATGCCACTTGCCTGATCAAAAAATTCCATAATGTATCAGCTACCATTTTGATTGATCAG GGGGAGGATGACAAATTTTTACATGACCAACTTCTGGCGCACAAGTTTGAGGAGGCATGTAGGAGTGTGAATGTGCCGTTGTTATTGCGGTTGCAGCCTGGATATGATCACTCATATTTCTTCATTTCCACCTTCATCGATGATCACATCCGCCACCATGCTCAAGCTCTTAAGCTTTAA